The Phormidium yuhuli AB48 DNA window GAAATCCAGTTGATCGAGCAATTTCTCATTATCACCATTGGCGAAAAATCCATCAAGAATCCTTACCCTTAGAAGACGCCTTGACGATAAACCTAAAAAATCTCAGCCCCAATTCACCCTATGCCGGTGTTCCCAAGAATTACTTAGAGCGAGGACTCTATGCAGACCATCTCAAACGTTGGTTTTCCCATATCCCGAGAGAGAGATTTTTGATTTTAAAGAGTGAACGCTTTTATGAAGACCCAGAAGCCACATTAGGACAAGTCCAGGATTTTCTGGGATTACCACGCCAGTCCTTAGCTCACTATCCCAAATATAACACCGGTGCCTATCCTCCCAGTGATGACAAAATCCGGGATATGTTGACGGAGTTTTACAAACCCTATAATCAAGACTTAAATGAGGTGTTAGGTGAGGTATTTTTTTAGGGCGATCGCAAACTTACAGCCCCGTGTCCTCTGTGACTCCGTGGTTCCCCTCCTCCCCTCTCCTCCCCCTCCTCGCCTATTGCCGAATTAACGCTTCCACCGCATCAACATCCACCCAAACATCTTCCGTCAGCACATCAGGATACAGAAGATGGCGAAAAACAGAACCGGGAAGAGCAGAGCCAACCAGATAATAATGATTCAGATGGAGATGTTGACAAATTGACCAATAGTAGTAACGAATATAATTCGGAGAAAACAACTCAATAACCCGGGTGTTGCGTTGACAAAAGACTAAGTTGGTCAATCCGGCACCATGAGGAGCAAGAATCACCTCAGCATTGGCAAATAATTGAGCTTGTTCAGTAACACTGTAATTCTCTAAGGCAATGACCTGAAAACCCTGTTGTTGCAGCCGTTGTATGAGCTGGGGTTCATTGACGACTCGACGATACTGAGCCGTTTGGCGACTAATATAGAGTCGTTTGGGCGAGGTGGGGGAGGATGAGGACTGACTGGGGAGAAAGTGCGATCGCAGAAATTCGATAGACTCGCTCGTGGGCCAACCGATGGGGCCAGGGAAACTGGGAACCACGAGGCGAGTCGCGTGTAGATAGGGATGACGATCGCTCTCCAGGATGCGATCGCCAGGAATCCCCAGCCGTTCCAAGGTTTGCCGCTGAAAGGGTTTGGCGACGCTGTTGACATAAAACCAGTCAATCTCGCCCTCGGGGAAACCGCTGCGACGCAAGATCTCCAGACGGGGCAATACATCCAGCATCCAGTGAAAATAGACATTGGCTGACAACCCTGTCAGAACCGCCACAGTTCCCTCAATGGTTTCCACTGGGGGAAGTTGAACTCGGTTAAAAATCCGATGTTGGCCCGGATTAAGGGCAGCATTGTGACATCCGGGGAGTTCGCCAGGATACTCTCGGGAGAGATCCCCCAAGAGCTGCTGATCCTCCGTCATGACGGCGATCGCCTCACAGACTTGCCACCAATGGGTTTGAGGCATCGTCCAAGTCCGTCCCTGAGCAATCTCAGCGGTGAAGTCATCCCTCGGCAAGGAGAGAGGCTTCGTCCCCGGCGGACAGTGATACTGATTCTCTCCCAGGGCCACCGGGGCAAATTGTTCGTGTAGGCGGCTAAGACAGGTTTGGCAGTTGACTCCTTGACAGGGTTTAAGCTGTTGGCCTGGGGGTTGGGGACGGTCCCTTAGAACATCCCCTTGAGGGCCATTCCCATCTTTGAATTGAACCACCTCATAACAGCGAACTCCCCGAGCTAATGCTGAGCGAGTTTGAGGGAACCAGCCCTGAGGATACCCTGACGGCCCCCCTTTCTGGCGGCTCTCTCGTCGTGTCGCCTGTTCTTGCTCAGCCACAAGACTGGCCCCTAACCCCTGTTTGGCCTGGGAATCCTCGGGCCGCAGTTGTAGACACAGTTCATAGTAGGTTTGGGCTTCCAAAACGGCCCCATACTCTAAACGGACAGCCCCCCAACTTCGGTAGAGATTGGCCAGGGCCTGCTGACAGGATGGCACATCGGCCCCCATCAGGAGCTGTTTGATAAATCCTTGCCGGGCCTGGACAGCTTGAGCGTATAAATCAGAGGGGGGTTTCTTATGCGGATGGGCCATCCAGCCTTGACTCAGGTAGTCTAGCCAGGTTTGAGCATCCTCAGGGAGTTGTGGGATGAACTCTAGCCAGTACCCAATCGCCTCAGCGGGCCGTTGCAGTTGTAGAGCCATATTGGCACAAGAGCCATAAAGATCTAACTGCTGGGGATTGAGAGTCTGGGCCTGTTTAAAGCAGATGAGAGCGGCGGCGGGTTGTTTGAGGCGATCGAAGAGTTTACCCAAGTCTTCATGGACTTGGGCCTGATGGGGATTGAGGTTAAGGCTTTGTAAATAGTGAGCTAGAGCCGCTTCTAGATGACCGCTGAGGCGATCGCAGCCGCCGAGAAGATGATAGAGATCAGCCCTGTCGGGGTGGTTCGTCAGAAGTTCCTGAAGCAGAACTCGGGCCTCTTGCGGACGATTCTGTTTCAGGAGTACCGTAGCCAAATTGCGTTTGGCTTGGGGGCGATGGGGTTGTCGGGCGATCGCCTCTCGATAATAAGACGCAGCCGTCTGGAGTTGTCCCCACCGTTCATAGAGGGTTCCCAGGTCATTGTAGGCCTTAACATCCTGGGGATTTTGCTCCAGGGCCAGACGATAGTGATGATAGGCGTTGGCATCTGCTCCCTGATGCAGATAGGCCCGGGCAAGGTTATAGCGAACCGCTTGCCATTGGGGACGTAGCTGGAGAGCCGCTTCATAATAGCGAACCGCCTGGCCATAGTCTTGGTGTTGGTCGTAGAGTTGCCCCAGATAGGCATAGGGTTCTGGCTGCTGGCGATTAGCATCAATGGCCCGCTGGTAGGCCCGCTTCGCCTCTGCAAACTCCGAGTCTGACAACGGTTGCGAGGGGGAGGGGTTACAATAACTCGAAGTCATTGATGGTCAAATCAGGTAAGTTTTCCAGGCGAGCAATAGTCACCTCATCCCCAACCGCATTCGTGGGGTTGTAGAACAATTGCCCCGTTGACTGTTCATAAATGAGTCGGGCATCACTAGAGCCATCCACGAAATCAGTCACGAGGAAGTCTGTGGCCCCTAAACTGTCACCCAAGGCGGTGTAAACATTGCGATCGAGGGCAATTTTGTCGCGGCCAGACATAAAGTCAGTAATGGTGTCATTGCCAATCTGATCTGGGGTAATAGATAGATTGCCATGACTACTGAAGAGGAAGGTGTCATTGCCAATTCCCCCGGTGAGGAGGTTGTTCCCGCGATCGCCCGAGAGCATATCATCCCCATCACCGCCGATGAGGGTATCATCCCCTTGACCGCCATAGAGGCTATTACTGCCCCCACCCGCCATGAGATAGTCATTCCCGGAATGGCCGGCAAGGATATCATTACCATCGCCACCAATAAGGGTATTGTTGCCCTCTCCACCGAGGAGGGTATTATTCCCTCCACCGGCAAAGAGATAGTCATCACCCATATCCCCAGAGAGAATATCATCACCATCGCCACCGATGAGGGTATCATCACCCCGTCCGCCATAGAGGCTATTACTGCCTCCACCTGCCATGAGATAGTCATTCCCCTGATTACCAAACATTAAGTCATCGCCCTCTCCGCCAATGACAGTATTATTACCCTCACCCCCCACTAAAGTATTATCCCCGCCCCCGGCAAAGAGGTAATCATCCCCCATATTTCCGAATAACAAATCATTCCCTTCACCGCCAATAACCGTATCATTCCCTTGCCCACCATACAGGGTATTGTTGCCGCCACCTCCGATGAGATAATCATTTCCCTGTCCCCCGAAGATTAAGTCATCCCCCTCTCCGCCAATAATCGTATCATCACCACTGTCACCCGAGAGAACATTATTCCCATTTCCACCGATGATATAGTCGTTCCCTTGACCGCCATAGAGGGTATCATCTCCTGATCCGCCGACAACAGTATCATTCCCTTGTCCACCAAAGATTAGGTTATTTCCCGCCCCCCCCACCAGGCTATCATCACCTCCAAAACCAGCAATGGTATCATTCCCTTCACCGCCATAGAGGGTATCAGCCATACCCGCATCAGCACCAAGAGCAGGGTCGGAGCCTAAGAGAAGATCATCGCCATCACTTCCATTGAGGCGATTACTTTCATCGGATTGACCGATAATATTCAATCCTCCGTTTTCGTTGGGTTCAGAGCTACTTGGAATTGTAGGATTTTCGACTAGAGACATACTAAGGCTTCACTCCTCTGGCTACATAAACTATTGGACGATTGCTGAATAAAGAATCGGAAATCGAGTCTCAACAAAGAACAGCATAAGATTCCAATCATGTTATTGGGAGGAAATCTTATAAAATACAAGATGATTTTGCTTGAAAAAAGTTTCCGTCTTTAAGCATAAATATCGGTAAAACATAGAATTAAGTGCGAAGGAGCCGTAGAACGGTGAGTCGTACATTACCGGTATCACCGCCCTTTAGGAGTCGTCAGACCTATCCCTGATTGGCCCACTCATCAATTCAAACCATTCAGTTCACCATCCGGATCCTGTCTTCTTCCTTTCAGGGGGATTGGGAACAATCCGGATTGAGTTGACCCCATCCGTAAGATGCAACTAGCACTTCTGTAGACGACGGATTACGGCTCATGAGCACTTCTCCCGCCCTGTTAGCCCTGACAGCTCTCTTGATTCCCGAAGCGGACACCGCTGAGTTAGCCTTAATGCCCCCCGATACCATTCCCCCACCCCCTAGTGAGGCTCAACCGGAATTGCAGTCCGAGATTGAGTCCGAAGTGGCGATCGCACAACCCGAACACCAACTTACCCTTGCTTTGGTTTCAGACTCTAGTTCCCTATTTACGCAGTATGTTCGCTTCTATCAGGTCTTATTACTAAGTTTGGCCCTGTCTCCGGCGGCGGCGATGACGGTTTTTGCTGTGTTGCGTCGGCGGGTG harbors:
- a CDS encoding calcium-binding protein, whose product is MSLVENPTIPSSSEPNENGGLNIIGQSDESNRLNGSDGDDLLLGSDPALGADAGMADTLYGGEGNDTIAGFGGDDSLVGGAGNNLIFGGQGNDTVVGGSGDDTLYGGQGNDYIIGGNGNNVLSGDSGDDTIIGGEGDDLIFGGQGNDYLIGGGGNNTLYGGQGNDTVIGGEGNDLLFGNMGDDYLFAGGGDNTLVGGEGNNTVIGGEGDDLMFGNQGNDYLMAGGGSNSLYGGRGDDTLIGGDGDDILSGDMGDDYLFAGGGNNTLLGGEGNNTLIGGDGNDILAGHSGNDYLMAGGGSNSLYGGQGDDTLIGGDGDDMLSGDRGNNLLTGGIGNDTFLFSSHGNLSITPDQIGNDTITDFMSGRDKIALDRNVYTALGDSLGATDFLVTDFVDGSSDARLIYEQSTGQLFYNPTNAVGDEVTIARLENLPDLTINDFELL
- a CDS encoding glycosyltransferase 61 family protein: MTSSYCNPSPSQPLSDSEFAEAKRAYQRAIDANRQQPEPYAYLGQLYDQHQDYGQAVRYYEAALQLRPQWQAVRYNLARAYLHQGADANAYHHYRLALEQNPQDVKAYNDLGTLYERWGQLQTAASYYREAIARQPHRPQAKRNLATVLLKQNRPQEARVLLQELLTNHPDRADLYHLLGGCDRLSGHLEAALAHYLQSLNLNPHQAQVHEDLGKLFDRLKQPAAALICFKQAQTLNPQQLDLYGSCANMALQLQRPAEAIGYWLEFIPQLPEDAQTWLDYLSQGWMAHPHKKPPSDLYAQAVQARQGFIKQLLMGADVPSCQQALANLYRSWGAVRLEYGAVLEAQTYYELCLQLRPEDSQAKQGLGASLVAEQEQATRRESRQKGGPSGYPQGWFPQTRSALARGVRCYEVVQFKDGNGPQGDVLRDRPQPPGQQLKPCQGVNCQTCLSRLHEQFAPVALGENQYHCPPGTKPLSLPRDDFTAEIAQGRTWTMPQTHWWQVCEAIAVMTEDQQLLGDLSREYPGELPGCHNAALNPGQHRIFNRVQLPPVETIEGTVAVLTGLSANVYFHWMLDVLPRLEILRRSGFPEGEIDWFYVNSVAKPFQRQTLERLGIPGDRILESDRHPYLHATRLVVPSFPGPIGWPTSESIEFLRSHFLPSQSSSSPTSPKRLYISRQTAQYRRVVNEPQLIQRLQQQGFQVIALENYSVTEQAQLFANAEVILAPHGAGLTNLVFCQRNTRVIELFSPNYIRYYYWSICQHLHLNHYYLVGSALPGSVFRHLLYPDVLTEDVWVDVDAVEALIRQ